From the genome of Acropora palmata chromosome 4, jaAcrPala1.3, whole genome shotgun sequence, one region includes:
- the LOC141879824 gene encoding uncharacterized protein LOC141879824 isoform X2, whose product MVQLTVVVILVLRKPAQILDGNNSEPDYALMEDIEETSDEEEYDVDEGEEEEEEEEEEEEEEEGEEEEEEEEEEEEAGACKANKEKRKKHRESVQALGRSC is encoded by the exons GTAGTTGTCATCTTAGTGTTAAGGAAGCCTGCTCAAATTCTTGATGGAAACAATTCAGAACCCGATTACGCATTGATGGAAGATATTGAGGAAA CATCGGATGAGGAAGAATATGATGTTGACGAgggagaagaagaggaagaagaagaagaagaagaagaagaagaagaagaaggagaagaagaagaagaagaagaagaagaagaagaagaagcaggaG CATGCAAAgccaacaaagaaaaaaggaaaaaacacaGGGAAAG TGTCCAAGCCCTTGGAAGATCTTGTTAA
- the LOC141879824 gene encoding uncharacterized protein LOC141879824 isoform X1: MRKNMMLTREKKRKKKKKKKKKKKKEKKKKKKKKKKKKQEHAKPTKKKGKNTGKVSKPLEDLVNDASYFLEKICKRFDTPLAGLGNYEDVAKYYHYDFFTIHSRFKTSPDGPSKALILAMIGEHPRVTVENFARVVEKQARRKDVAILLREFDRK, from the exons ATGAGGAAGAATATGATGTTGACGAgggagaagaagaggaagaagaagaagaagaagaagaagaagaagaagaaggagaagaagaagaagaagaagaagaagaagaagaagaagcaggaG CATGCAAAgccaacaaagaaaaaaggaaaaaacacaGGGAAAG TGTCCAAGCCCTTGGAAGATCTTGTTAACGACGCCTCTTATTTTCTGGAAAAGATCTGCAAACGTTTTGACACACCTCTTGCAGGACTTGGTAATTACGAAGATGTAGCTAAATATTACCACTACGATTTCTTCACAATACACTCCAGATTTAAAACATCTCCAGATGGTCCGTCCAAAGCTCTGATTTTAGCCATGATAGGTGAACACCCTCGCGTCACCGTTGAGAACTTTGCAAGAGTCGTcgaaaagcaagcaagacgAAAGGATGTTGCCATATTGCTGAGGGAGTTCGATCGCAAATGA